The nucleotide window ggatgaatgaatgaatgaatgaacaatatatatgtgtgtatatatgtgtgtgtatattacatACTtaggcttgtgtgtgtgtatctgtgtatatatatagccaCCTCTGGAGGTCAAGACAGGCCAGACCCTCCAGGAAGATGAGATGTAAAAGGGACTCAAGGCTGACTCGTCTTCCCCAGACATACACATCAGAGCTTAAAAATCATCTTCCAATCTCTCTTGGGGCCAGTGGATACAGTGGGGTAGCACCTCCAAAAAGGAAAGTGTCCCAGAAAACCTTGTAGGGTCCCTATAACTCAGGTAGCCTGGCACACTGGTTTGGGAAAGGCACTCAGATGTCCTCCTTTCCAATTCTAAAGCAACTTGGCCTCCCCCCACCTCAATCCTGGGGCCACTGGGGGCGTGTTTAACAGCTCTtcagcaggcccccatttccagAAGGCCGCCCCCATTTCCAGAAGGCCGCCCCCATTTCCGGaaggcctcccccacccctccatccccacccccagccggAGAAGCCCCTGGTACTGGGatagaggggagaggagggagtttGTCACATGCTGAGAGGGGCAAAGgtcacaggtgaggaaaatgggaggggagaggggcacgCGGGGGCCAGCCTGAGGAGCGCTCCCAGGCCAAGAAGAGGCTGACCCCAGCACCGGGAGAGGGCGGGCAGGGGGCAGGCTGCGGGGTTGGGGGCGAGTTTGAGGGCTgggtttattttattgtattttgccTCCAGCGCTGGGCCGGAGACACTCTTTCCcgggggagacaaaagacctgcagtCATGGCGTCCTGCCCCGCTGGGAGGGCGTTTCGCCCCCAGGACTCGGTATCCCCGGGCAGGGACGTCTGGTCACTCTGGCAGGGGGAGAGCAGAGAGCTGCAGGACCTCCCAtcaccccactcccactccccacTGATTAACTCGGGCACCCTCCCCCTCAATCCAACAGTGGAGGAGCTCCGAATTGGGGAGCTCAGGGTGGTACCAAATCCTGACGGCCCCGTccccccaactccccaccccTCTGGACCCCCAGATCCCGGGCACCCACTTGCTGTTCCGCCTCAGGGCACCGGACTACCTGCTGGAGAGGGGCTCTGGATGTGGGCTGGGGGCCCGAAGAGGAGCACGGGTTTAATCCCggctggggatgggtgaggggaggggaggaaagaaagaaacggGTCCCTAACACTCCGCGGACCTCTTTCTAAGCACTAGGCCCGGCCATCATTCTGGGCTTCTCAGACTGCAGGGGGCCAGGCAAGAATGGGACACCGGGGCTCAGAGGCTATTTCCCAGAGAAAGTCATAAACCCCTCCCATGAAGCCACCTAGGCCAATTCCCGGTGGGCCCCACCGGCGGAAATTTCAGAGTGTTGTGAGTGAGATGAGGGTGAAGACGTGAAACGCAGCGGACTCCGATTCTGGGAGGCTCGAGAAGACGCGAGAATCCAAGGGAGCCACCAGCGGGAGGCGGGCATTCCCATGCAGCCGGACTGCAGAGCGGGGCCGTGGGCGACCGGGGACTGGGGACTCCGCGGACCCGGCCCATTCGTCAAAGGAAGACACTGGGACTGAGTTGGCCCCTCCCTACCTCcccgctcccccctcccccagcccccactccCCGCCGTTGCTCCCTCTGTTTTAACCGGCAGTCCAAATTCTCCCCCAAAAGCGAGGTGAGCCGGggatcagaaaagaggaaaaaaatattcgtTTAAGGTTTCTTTTCGTTATTGGTCCTCGGCTGCCTTCCGCCctggcccccttccctcctcatgAATAAAAGAAACGTCCGAACCTATCAGATCTCATTCgctgcctcccctcctcctcctcctcgtacTCCAGTTGAGCACTTTTGCACAACTTACCCGGCGGATCGCTCGCCCCCTcgctctccctcttctcctcccaaCCTCGTCACCCCTTATCGCTTCCCCTCAAGCCCAGAAACCCGAGAGGcaccttcttccctccccaagtcttctggggggcgggggtgtgaaAGCTGGTGTTTAAGGGAGTAGCGAGTGTGGTCTGAGAAAGAAGGCGtggagaggagtgggagaggacagggagggaggggagcgaGAGCGagggaataaatatataaataaatacgaAAAAGAAATCCACTCCGCAGCCTCTCGGCTCAGAAACTTTGGCCCGGAGCGCGAGAGCGCGTCGCTCGCCAGTCCGAGGCTGGGGGCCCTGACTCCGGCCGCGTCCCCCCCGAGCCCCGCTGCGCGGCGCGGCCTCGTCTCCGGCTCCTGCCCGGCGCATCCGCCCGCACAACTTCTGGCCCAGCGGAGCGGGCAGAGGAGGCCTTGGGGttggtgtgtttgtttgtttgaacttCGTTGTCgccaccttccctcccccccccgcAACCTCCGCCCCTAcctcacccccctccccagcttcTGGACGCGAGCGACCgcagccgggggtgggggggatgggggtaGGGAGTGTTtgcggaggggagggggaagaggtttaaaaaaaaaaaaagaaggaaagaaagagatcgCAGCAGGGGTAAAGGGAGCGGACGGGAAGCGATTTTCGCCGACTCTGGATTCGTCCCCGGCGTGCGCAAGAATGGCGGCCCTTCCCGGCACTGTACCGAGGATGATGCGGCCGGCTCCCGGGCAGAACTATCCCCGCACGGGATTTCCTCTGGAAGGTAAGAGCGTCTGGACTTGCCTCGCTTCCCTCCTCCGCCAGGACCTCGAGGTCCTTGGAGAGGTGGCGATCTTCACGGGGTGGTGGCGGCGCCAGCGGCAGCAGGGGAGTCCCCTTCCCTTCTGGATCCAAGTCCGGGCGCCGGACCCAGGAAGTTTCTGGGACCGACACTTGTCCGTTTACGCGTGGGTTTCACCCACCGGCGGCCTCAGCTTCAGAGGTCCAGGACTCTGGCCTTTACCCGCGGGGCTGAACTCCGAGTAGATTTCAGCTCCTAGTCAATTTCAAGTCCTAGTGAGTTTCAACTCTGTACGCTATTTGTAGATACTTTCCACCTAATACTTTCTCGGCTCTCTGCGTTCGCCAGCTACGTGCTTTCTACTCTTCTTTTGAATTGTTCTTTTCACCTCTGGGATGGTCTTCCAGCCCCTTGTATTTCGAAATACCAACAATGTGTGATATTTTATGTCTAAACTAGGACTCTGCTTTGGGGTCTGGAAACTAACTTGAAACAATAAATAGTAACGATTTTCGCCCAAAAGTTTCCACTCGGGCTTCTGAACTCCGGAAATCTCTCGGGGGAGATCTCAAGACGGCTAGAGGGCAGGGAAATAAATGTACAGACAAGGGAAAAGTGTTAGTTTTGTAATGTGTCCTCCCTAAATATCCGGCATCCGGGGTGAACCGGCTCCGGGCTCCAGCAAGGGCTGGGAGCGCACCTTTCctacgtttttgttttgttttctttttaaactaataGAAGGCCTTCAACCTGTCAACTGAGGGATCACTTGGCTTCTGGGGGTAGGTAGCCCAGAATGTCAGAAGTGGTTAGAGAGAGGTgcgacttttattttttaattactcttCTTATAATTATATGAGCCCCTTGTGcgtgaaggagagagaaggcaaGGAGGGGACGGATGGACAGGCAGCCTGAGATCTGGggaggcggcgggggggggggtccctcCAGCAGCTAGACGGCGCGGGTCCCTGAATTAGACAGAGGCGAGGAGAGTGGCTCCGTGATCAAGTGCGCGCGAGCAACCACGCAGGCGGGAGAGCGCACAAGCCCGGGGATTTGCCGTAGCACTCTCCTGTAGCGAATGCAAGTAAAACAGGCGGCCGAGGACGCGCAGCGGATTAGGACAATATTTGCCCAACATGACGGAGAATACTGAGGAGAGCCGAGTGCCGGTCGCTAAAGAGGCTCTTGAATATAAAGTTGTGCGCTGGAGAGCTCTCCAGCGCTAATGGCATATCCCGCCACGGAGACCGAGTGACTCGGACTTGGCGACGCACGATTTCTGATTAAATCCGAGGGTGGCTTCAGACACCTACTTTTACGAAGAGGGGTGTGGGGACCGGCAGAGCCAGGGAGGAGGCGGTAGGAACAGCTCAGCAACGGAGCCTCTTCCCGCCTCCTCCCTTCCAATTATACTGTCAGCTCCCTCCACTCGGGCGGCTGTGAAATCGTTCTAATCTGCCAGATCTCCGCAGCCGCCGAGTCCCCAAATTGGGGGGATCGAGGCCGGATTAGTGCACCGGGTGTCCTCCAACCTTCTGGGAGGAAATTGTGTGGACTTTACATTAAAGCTTCCCAGGCGTTCTCCCCTCCCTAGCACACATCAGGCGAGCCTGTCTTCCTGGTTCCCAAAGTCACCCACACCCAGGGACTCTGGCCCATCTGTGCACCAGCCTCTCTGAACCTGCAGGGACAGTTCAGGGGTTTTTGAGGCCAAATGAGTATTTGATTAGAAGCTTGCTGACAATGGGGCATGTCCCCAAATCATCCCAAAACGAAATTCGAACTCTGAGAGGGGTTGGAAAGAAGGAGAGTCCCTCAAGGGACAGCCAGGTGCCCCCAGAAGCAGCAGCCAATGGCATTCTGTTGCTGGTCCCTCTGCTGTGCCTTGGCTGTTCAGTTATGGGTAGGACAGTTCTGCTGCCCAAGCCAGGGCTGTAACTACTAGTAATCAACCAACCTCTTCTGGGCCTCAATAAAATGGATCAGACTTGACCACTTAGAGCATGGAACTGACCAGATGGGCCACATCTCACCCATTATCAGCCTCTATAAAAGGCAAGTGGACCTGCCGCCCAAGCTGTGGGTCCAGAGGACCATTGGTCCCAGAGTCCCCAGGCTCCGCCAGTCTCTAGGCTCTGCCCTCtcacctctgtctctctccctctccttctcagaGGCATTCAGATCCCCCAGGTGTGTCCACATTCCCCATAGTGTGGCAGGACTGGGGACACACAGCATCTGTGGGGACTCTTGCAGCCAACCCTGAcccctttctccatctctgcCAGACCTTCCGTTGGCTTCATGACAGGTTTTTTCCTGACCTCCGAACTACCACAGCTTCAAACGTGGGGAACTGAGATCTGCTCTCAGGGGTCTTGGGGCTCAAACAAAACTGGAGTCAAAAGGCCTGTGTACTCAGtgtctccttcccatcctcaccctgtgcatctctttttcctcatctcccccttccttctccagtGTCCACCCCACTTGGCCAAGGCCGGGTCAATCAGCTTGGTGGGGTCTTCATCAACGGGCGACCCCTTCCTAACCACATCCGCCACAAGATAGTAGAGATGGCCCACCATGGCATCCGGCCCTGTGTCATCTCCCGCCAGCTGCGTGTCTCCCATGGCTGCGTCTCCAAGATTCTCTGCCGCTACCAGGAGACAGGGTCCATCCGGCCTGGGGCCATTGGTGGCAGCAAACCCAGAGTGAGTGTCTTTGCTGCAGAGCTGGCAGCCAGCCTTCCCGTGGTATCCTGGCTGTGGCCCCTATCTCTACCCTGTGTCATCCAGCAGCACCGGGGAGGGGGTCTATATGCTTCCTATGGGAAGGACAGTGGAAGAGGGTCCCCACTCCCAGACATCCTCCATTATTTGAATTTCTCAGGGATGGGGATAACTGATGTCCCGATTGCCTGAGAGGGCAATGAGTCATTCCTGTGCTGTCCCGACATCTTCCCAGACCCCCTATCACCATCCCAGACCAGGGGTAATCTTTCCCCAGTCTTGCCTGGAATAGTGAGGGGGGACCCCAATCCTAATTAggtttctattttattatctatCACTACCCTATTCCACATCCCCCAATCCCGGCCGCCTTCCTGGGAGCCAGTAACAGGTTTCTTGAAAGGATAAAGCCAATCTCAGAATGGAGGCATGGTGACCAGAGCCACCAGCCTGGCCTGGGGCTCTTGGGAGGTTGATATTAAAAGTATCTCCCTCCCCCTACCCCATCTTTCCACTCCTactctcccacctccacctctgaAGCAGGTGGCGACTccggatgtggagaaaaagataGAGGAGTACAAGAGGGAAAACCCAGGCATGTTCAGCTGGGAGATCCGAGACCGGCTGCTGAAGGACGGGCACTGTGACCGCAGCACCGTGCCCTCAGGTGAGAAGGCAGCTGAGCCAGCAGAACTTGCCCGGAGTCTGGCCAGGGCTCAGGTCatgtggggctggaggtgggagaggaggggagatgaTGGATGACAGGGAACTCAGAGAaaagtgagaaggaaaagaaccagAGCACAAAGAGGGTGAGGGCACAGGAGGGAATCAGAACTGAAAGGAAgatgggaagagggaagaaggaaagaaaagaagttaagaaagaaggagagaagaggagaaggaagaaagaaagggagaaggacgacgggagagaggaaggaagggagggagggagagagggacagaggaggaaggaaggatggaaggaaggaagggagggagggagggagagaagggggagggaaatGCAGAAAAAGTTATCCTATAAAGTTGTGTGGTAAGGGAAGCTCCCCTGGCGCCTTCTCAGAGAAGTGGCCTAGAGAGATCAGTCCATCCTAGGAGGATAGATTGGGATCTCCCTGGATCTTTTTCTCCAAGTCACCATTTCTATTCTGTTGCTGCCACCAGCCACCAGTGGGTCCCAAATGTGGAGGCCCTGAATCTTGCTGCCTGTGTGGGAGAAAGTGGCCccgggtgtctgtgtgtgtacctGAGCATTCAAGTGTGCAGGGCTGGGATGCACACCTGAGTGTGGGGACTACAGCATCAGGGGCTGGAGGGGCTCCAGGGAGGTCctggggaggtgggtgtgggtgtgagtgCATCTAGGGTATGTGACAGTGGAAAGCACAAGTGTGTGCAAGGACGTGATAGGAATGCACTAGGTGGGTTCCTCTGCCACCGCCTTGCGACCGTGTGAGTGCCCCAGGTGTGAGTCTCTATGTGAGTGACTGTACTTGTGCCTCCCAGTAGGTGTAAATGTTCaacggtgggggtgggggggggatgggTGTGAATCCTCCTGAGTGTATTTAGGGGGGAAATGGGCTCCGCTACTTCTCCCAGGGTCCCAGGCGGCCCCGCTCCGCGGCCCCAACGACTTATACTCGCTCTTTTGCCTTTGAATTTCTGAGGTTTAGTGAGTTCGATTAGCCGCGTGCTCAGAATCAAGTtcgggaagaaggaggaggaagacgaAGCGGACAAGAAGGAGGACGACGGCGAGAAGAAAGCCAAGCACAGCATCGACGGCATCTTGGGCGACAAAGGTAGGGAGCCGTCCCGGGGCCGGCGATGCCCGAGCCCGCGTCTCCAGCTCACCAGGGTGCGGGCCAGTGGTGGCGCCGCCGCCACCCGGACTGGCGGACAGATCTTTAGCGGGAGGACTCGCAGCCCCCGGAGCAGCCGGGAGCCTCTCGGTGCGTGCGGAGAGCGCCCCCTCGGTGCGCCCCCAGGCCGGGTTGGGTGCGGAGCCCGCGACTCAGTTGCGCGGCGGAGCGGGGTCCTGACGGCCTCTGCGCCCCCAGGGAACCCGGCGGCGGGTTAGGGCTCCGGGCGCCGCGGACTGCGCACCCCGTTGAAGACTCCGGGCCGTGTGTCCTCCGGGGCTGGCGTTTTGGCTGCTAGTCCGGGTGTCCGTGTCGATCTATTATTTATAGGAAACTTGGGCAAGGGGGCGGGGGGCGAGGAAAGAGGAACCGGCTCCGCGGCTCCCTAAATGAATTTGTTAAGCAGACCCGCACACGCTCTCTAAACGGTCCCTTGAAACCCCGCCTGACAGTTGACTGACCGCTGCAATCAATAAAAATTAGCGAGGGCCGCGTGGGCCGCCGCCTAATTCTCCGTCCTGTGACGCCGGGGCTGAACCGAGACAGCGCGGAGGTagcgggggagggggcagaagggTGCACTTTTGAGGTGCTTTCCTCTTGGGCACGCGCAGGCGGGGCCAGGAGTTGAGGCCGAGTTCTCAGATGCCCAGGGTCGGAGGATCCCAGTGCGGGAGAGAGATTCAGGCTCCACACGCCCTCTCCCCGCTGCTAGCGTGGTTGCCGAACGGGTCTGGAGTCTGAGCCCCGCTTTTTCTGGAGATGGACTAGGGAAGGCGTTTATCTTTCAAGCGCCTGCGCGCCCAGGAAAGGGGACTGTGCTTTTGTTTATTGATGGGGTAAGTTTCAAGAGAAGGGAGAGTCCTTCCTCAATACCACTCCCCTCGCAAGTCTCTTTGAGACTTGGTTAAGTGTGCTTCAAGGGGGGACGcgggtaaagaaagaaaaacggaagaCCCAAAGTCACGTAGACTGATGGGAAAAGAAGCTACGGGAAGAGAAGCTAAGCCTCCAGACACACGCGGAGGGAGGCAGCAGGCAGACAGGAAAGGCAGTGGCCACTATAACCTGCAAAAAGAAATGGTGAATTTGGAAAAAGTGGGGGAGTGTTCTGAACCCTGAAACTTGTAAAAGAGCACAGTTTCATTTGAGTTTCCTTCCAGGGGGTTCTCCTCTCCTCGCCTCCCTGGAACTCCTAGCCTAGGTCTCCCTCCAGCTTTCAGTAGTCTCTCCCAACCTTGAAGATGAACTTCACAGACAAAGCCCGCTTCCAAAGACAACTCCCAGCCAGGCCCAGCCCTCACAGGCCTGGTCTGAGGGGGAAGGATGGTGGGGGGGGGTACGGGCGGCCCAGTGCGGGAGCAGTCTGGAGCTGGGGAAGAAGCGGGCTATTGACATTCAGGGCCCCAAGTGGAGCCCAGTCCCACTGGGGACAAAAGGGCAGGGAAGAAAGTGAGCGAGCTGTGCCTGGCGTCCCGCTGTGCGGGCCTGCTGAGGGCCTCGGGGCTGCAGCGGGAGGCGGCCTGGGGCTTCCAAGTAAGCCCCTGGCTCGGGGGAGGCAGCCTAGAGCCGGGGGATCCCTGGCGGGGTTGCGGGGGGAGGAGACGCACTCCTTATTTCAGTTCACATTGGAAAGGGACTTAGTTGAACTTCTTTTTcttggggggggggagagaactTGAATAATCTTTCCCTGCGAAATACAGCGCAGCAGACACAGCTTCTGAGAGGTACCCCAGGAGAAGTGAAGGAAGTTTGGTTTTATTTGgagacactgtgtgtgtgtgtgtgtgtgtgtgtgtgtgtgtgtgtggcagggataCCCCAATGTGCTTCCAATTCAGTCTGTAAGGAAGCACAATAGATAAATTTCTtctgaggaagaagggaagggaagggatgggaaGGGATGGGAAGGGAAGTAACGGAAAGGAAAAGGGTAGCAAGTTCGCTTTGGAAATCCCTTTGGCTCAAAGGAGTCCAGGGGTTTCCGGTGCTGATCTGGGCTTATAAAACCAGCAGAAAGGCAACTTCGCTGGATAGAGGTTTTCCCTGCAGTAGAACCAGGAACTTCCAAGTCTCCAAGGTTTAAGGAGGAGGCTGGAGGTTCCAGACTGGAAGGTTGAAAGTACTGGCGCTGAGTCTGGAGAGGAGTTGCAGAAATGAAAGCGGTGGGCCTGATGTCCAGAAAGCCCCGTGGTTTTTGAGTGGCAGTGGGCATGTTGGGCCCTGTGATTGGGAGCTGGATGGCGGTGTAAGCGCATGTCTCTCGGTGTGGCGGTTTGCCCACGGGCCTTTGGATCGGAGCCGTGGATTCTGTGTGGATATGCAGTATGATTGTAGATGGGTGTGATGGGCAGTATGACAGGGGGGATGAGAGAGAGTTGTCTTTCCATCTGTGGACAAATGGTATCAGCTCCGCATTTGAGTACCTTGGCCAGTGGCTGGCATCCCAGCGAACCACCCAGTTGGAAACTCTCATCTCTCTCCCAGGCCCTGCATGTCAGTTTCATGGCCAAGTTAAAGGTGAAAAGACCTCCCAACCTCCACCCAGTGGGCCagatggggagaggcagagataCCCTTGGGcagagcagggggaggggtgcaCACCCACAAACTTTGTTTTGGCTTCTTGCTCTTGACAAATGCCTTCTCCGGGGGTTGCCTCTCTCAAGGCGGGGAGCCGCCGAAGAAGGGGTTTAAGAGCTCTCCTCTTTAAGCGCTAAAGAGAGATCCCTCCCTGAGTCCGTTTTTTCCTTTCGTCCGCTTGGCATTTAATAATGTTAAGACTTATTAGAGCTGGTAATGAAAACTGGGACTGCTGAATAGGAAACTGTGTTGGAGAGGGGTGTAATAGCTTCCAGGCATGGTAAGAAACTATTTATCCGCAATCAGTCCTCACTCTCAGAGTTTGAAGCACAAACGTTAAGTTGAAGGGTTTTAAAGCGATTAAATTGAGCTTTTATTTCTGTGCACTTTCATCTCTGAACAGCTCACTCCTGCTCCCCTTGGGCTGATATTCATGaggctgttcatatttttttttttttttttgctcttatcCTTGTTAAGACTGAGTTATCAGGATTGTTGGTTGTGAGAATTCTCAGGCCATGCTCTGTACACCTGGAAAGGTTCCTTGCCCTCATCCACTTGGACTCTCTCCTCCTCACCCCTTCTCCGAGGATCAGGGGAGAGACAGGCAGGGACTCGACTGGTGAAGGATTTGAGGAGggatggggaaagaaaaagatctTCCCAGCCTGAGTCCAGGGAGACTCTTGTGGGAAATTTGATAGGGGTTTGCAAAGAGTCAAACCATTCCTCCGTGGGAGCCGAGGGAGTGAGTGTGAAGAAATAAGCAATAATTTAGAAAAGCAGTAACAACAGTAATAAAGAGTAGAGCACCAATGCCTCTTGCATCTGACAAGGCTCAAGTTTAGGCTGAAACTGACCAGATCAGACCACGTTGGTCTCTAGGGTAGAAGCCCAGCCAGGTCACAATCAATATGAAATAAGGTGGAAATTCACAAGATTAAAAAGAAGAGTGTGTATTTTCGGGAGGGGTGGAGTGGCGACGTCAAGGTCCACCCGGGAATATGCTGACTTCCCGCTCTGAAAGACCGTCTGAGGTGGAGGCCAAGGGTGTGCGTGCGTGAAAGGcagatt belongs to Pseudorca crassidens isolate mPseCra1 chromosome 2, mPseCra1.hap1, whole genome shotgun sequence and includes:
- the LOC137220236 gene encoding paired box protein Pax-7-like, producing the protein MAALPGTVPRMMRPAPGQNYPRTGFPLEVSTPLGQGRVNQLGGVFINGRPLPNHIRHKIVEMAHHGIRPCVISRQLRVSHGCVSKILCRYQETGSIRPGAIGGSKPRQVATPDVEKKIEEYKRENPGMFSWEIRDRLLKDGHCDRSTVPSVSSISRVLRIKFGKKEEEDEADKKEDDGEKKAKHSIDGILGDKGREPSRGRRCPSPRLQLTRVRASGGAAATRTGGQIFSGRTRSPRSSREPLGPQVEPSPTGDKRAGKKVSELCLASRCAGLLRASGLQREAAWGFQLSERGLPGPESPAGLLRMNWFDFLRLRVGS